The Vibrio ishigakensis genome has a window encoding:
- a CDS encoding alpha/beta hydrolase, translating into MQGQQFSDSGRRFISHTFSVPLDYQAPEGEKITVFAREITTGSEQKPWLVYFQGGPGFQSPRPNNDLAWVDKALERYRVLLLDQRGTGHSTPINHQTLAGLRAEQQAEYLSLFRADNIIRDAEEIRKQIGIDQWAILGQSFGGFCSLTYLSMFPESLLRSYITGGIPSISAHPDVVYEATFKRTRDKNKAFFEQFPQAQAQCQKIANHLLNNEEFLPNGQRFTVEQFQQLGINFGMSNTFLAIYYLLESAFIEVNGKEVLNYTFLNEMLAQQSFQTNPLYALLHEPCYCQNFASDWSAHRVRQQNPEFNYQQGNEFLFTGEMVFPFMFEQYNNLQPLKDAAEILAKKSDWEPLYNAEVLSNNKVPVTCAVYADDMFVEMDLSRETLSKIPNSRAWITNEYEHNGIRADGGRVLGKLFEMSDAIAENIANKKHIKLN; encoded by the coding sequence ATGCAAGGACAACAGTTTTCAGATAGCGGACGTCGCTTTATCTCACACACATTTTCAGTACCTTTAGACTACCAAGCACCCGAGGGTGAAAAAATCACTGTGTTTGCACGCGAAATCACCACAGGGTCAGAGCAAAAACCTTGGTTGGTGTACTTTCAAGGAGGCCCTGGCTTCCAATCACCGCGCCCAAACAATGATTTGGCTTGGGTAGACAAAGCACTAGAGCGCTATCGCGTACTTCTGCTCGATCAGCGCGGTACAGGGCATAGCACTCCTATCAATCATCAAACTTTGGCTGGATTACGTGCCGAGCAACAAGCTGAATACCTATCACTGTTTCGCGCTGACAACATCATCCGTGATGCGGAAGAGATCCGTAAGCAAATAGGCATCGACCAGTGGGCTATCCTAGGCCAAAGCTTTGGTGGCTTCTGCTCACTGACTTATCTGTCCATGTTTCCTGAGAGCCTCCTTCGTAGCTATATCACTGGCGGAATACCTTCTATCAGCGCTCATCCTGACGTGGTGTATGAGGCAACCTTTAAGCGTACTCGTGATAAGAATAAAGCCTTCTTTGAGCAATTCCCGCAAGCGCAGGCTCAGTGTCAAAAAATAGCTAACCATCTGCTCAATAACGAAGAGTTCCTTCCTAATGGTCAAAGGTTTACTGTTGAGCAATTCCAACAGCTTGGTATTAACTTTGGTATGAGCAACACCTTCCTAGCTATCTACTACTTGTTAGAAAGTGCATTTATCGAAGTGAATGGCAAGGAAGTTTTGAACTATACGTTTTTAAACGAGATGCTTGCTCAACAGTCTTTTCAAACCAATCCGCTCTATGCATTGTTACACGAGCCATGTTATTGCCAGAACTTTGCATCTGACTGGAGTGCCCATAGAGTTCGTCAACAAAACCCAGAATTTAACTATCAGCAAGGTAATGAATTCCTGTTTACTGGAGAAATGGTATTCCCATTTATGTTTGAGCAATACAACAACCTACAACCTCTCAAAGATGCCGCAGAAATCCTCGCCAAGAAGAGCGACTGGGAGCCTTTATATAACGCAGAAGTTCTGTCCAACAACAAGGTGCCTGTAACTTGCGCTGTGTACGCGGACGATATGTTTGTTGAAATGGACTTAAGTCGAGAGACCCTTTCTAAGATTCCGAATAGCCGAGCTTGGATCACCAATGAATACGAGCACAATGGCATTCGTGCTGATGGCGGAAGGGTTTTAGGAAAACTGTTCGAAATGAGTGATGCTATTGCTGAAAATATAGCGAATAAAAAGCATATAAAACTCAATTGA